One genomic window of Glycine max cultivar Williams 82 chromosome 16, Glycine_max_v4.0, whole genome shotgun sequence includes the following:
- the LOC100800352 gene encoding eukaryotic translation initiation factor 6-2: protein MATRLQFENNCEVGVFSKLTNAYCLVAIGGSESFYSVFEAELAGVIPVVKTSIGGTRIIGRLCAGNKNGLLLPHTTTDQELQHLRNSLPDQVVVQRIDERLSALGNCIACNDHVALTHTDLDRETEEMIADVLGVEVFRQTIAGNILVGSYCAFSNRGGLVHPHTSIEDLDELSTLLQVPLVAGTVNRGSEVIAAGMTVNDWTAFCGSDTTATELSVIESVFKLREAQPSAIVDEMRKSLIDTYV, encoded by the exons ATGGCAACTA GACTTcagtttgaaaataattgtgAAGTTGGAGTCTTCTCTAAACTTACCAATGCCTACTGTTTGGTTGCCATTGGTGGTTCTGAAAGCTTCTACAG TGTATTTGAAGCCGAGTTAGCAGGTGTTATCCCTGTGGTCAAGACATCCATTGGCGGTACTCGTATTATTGGTCGTCTTTGTGCTg GTAACAAGAATGGGCTTCTCTTGCCCCATACCACCACAGACCAAG AACTTCAACATTTGAGAAACAGTCTACCTGATCAAGTTGTTGTTCAGCGAATAGACGAAAGGTTATCTGCTCTGGGAAATTGTATAGCATGTAATGACCATGTGGCCCTCACACACACTGATCTTGACAGG GAGACTGAAGAGATGATTGCAGATGTTCTTGGAGTAGAAGTTTTCAGGCAGACCATTGCTGGCAATATTCTTGTTGGTAGTTACTGTGCCTTCTCCAATAGAGGTGGCTTG GTTCACCCTCATACTTCCATAGAAGACTTGGATGAACTTTCTACACTTCTTCAGGTTCCTTTGGTGGCTGGGACCGTGAACCGGGGTAGTGAAGTAATAGCAGCTGGAATGACAGTTAATGATTGGACTGCATTTTGTGGTTCCGACACCACAGCAACAGAGCTATCTGTAATCGAGAGTGTTTTCAAGCTGAGAGAAGCGCAGCCTAGCGCAATTGTGGATGAGATGAGGAAATCTCTCATTGATACCTATGTCTGA
- the LOC100809070 gene encoding chloride channel protein CLC-c isoform X2, with protein MTPTSGEGAEKMDAEDGVNCSDYEHDIENEDLWDGNEESGGYWSGIYDRNKAHTKPLLMKGTNTTSQIAIIGANLCPIESLDYEIFDNEILKNDWSSRKKVQIIHYVMLKWGFALLIGLGTGLVGFFNSFAVENIAGFKLFMTTSLMSKHRYLEAFLAYAGANMCLAAAAAALCAFIAPAAAGSGIPEIFGSILGVSAGFVVGKEGPMVHTGACIASLLGQGGSRKYHLTCTWLRYFKNDRDRRDMITCGAAAGVAAAFRAPVGGVLFALEEAATWWRSALLWRTFFTTAVVAIVLRVAIQFCATGGKCGLFGEGGLIMYDVSSANITYSASGIFAVLLMGAIAGILGSIYNYLVDKVVRTYSIINGKGAFSKISLVVTIALLTSCCYYFLPWIAYCIPCPSNSTVICPSVDESGEYKNFQCPPGYYNDLASLFLNTNDDAIRNLFSPRIIKEFHITSLFIYFATIYCLGIITYGIAIPSGLFIPVILAGAAYGRLFGRLFETITKLDRGLFALLGAASFLGGTMRMTVSICVILLELTNDLLLLPLVMLVLLVSKTVADSFNKGVYDQILKIKGLPYLEAHAEPYMRNLVTRDVVSGPLITFSGIEKVRNILHALHTTGHNGFPVIDEPPFSDAPELCGLVLRSHLLVLLKEKIFSRDRGFANPVIFQRISTLDFGKAGSGKEIKLEDLDIQEEEIDMYVDLHPITNASPYTVVETMSLAKAAILFRQHGLRHMCVVPKSQGRPPVVGILTRHDFMPEHVLGLYPDIKPHKWQ; from the exons ATGACACCAACCAGCGGCGAAGGAGCTGAGAAGATGGATGCAGAAGATGGTGTAAACTGCAGTGATTATGAGCATGACATAGAAAATGAAGATTTGTGGGATGGGAATGAAGAAAGTGGAGGGTACTGGTCAGGGATATATGACAGAAACAAGGCTCATACAAAGCCACTTCTTATGAAGGGGACTAACACCACCTCCCAGATTGCTATTATTGGTGCCAACCTCTGCCCTATTGAAAGCCTTGACTATGA gATTTTTGACAATGAAATATTGAAGAATGACTGGAGTTCCAGGAAGAAGGTTCAGATAATCCATTATGTGATGCTTAAGTGGGGATTTGCTCTTCTTATTGGATTAGGTACTGGATTGGTTGGCTTCTTTAACAGTTTTGCAGTTGAGAACATAGCTGGTTTCAAGCTGTTTATGACCACCAGTCTCATGTCTAAACACAG ATATCTTGAAGCTTTCTTAGCATATGCTGGTGCGAATATGTGTTTAGCAGCAGCTGCTGCTGCACTTTGTGCTTTCATCGCTCCAGCAGCTGCAGGCTCTGGCATTCCAGAG ATATTTGGTTCCATCCTTGGAGTTTCTGCTGGATTTGTGGTGGGCAAAGAGGGGCCTATGGTACATACAGGTGCATGCATAGCTTCTTTATTGGGGCAGGGTGGATCTCGCAAGTATCACTTGACTTGCACTTGGCTTAGATATTTCAAAAATGACCGAGACCGGCGAGACATGATTACTTGTGGTGCAGCTGCTGGGGTTGCTGCTGCCTTTCGTGCACCAGTAGGTGGTGTCCTCTTTGCTCTTGAAGAGGCAGCTACATG GTGGCGGAGTGCTCTTCTTTGGAGGACTTTTTTCACAACAGCAGTGGTTGCTATTGTTTTAAGAGTTGCAATTCAGTTTTGTGCCACAGGCGGGAAATGTGGGCTATTTGGGGAAGGTGGTCTGATAATGTATGATGTTAGTTCAGCCAATATAACATATAGTGCTAGTGGGATATTTGCAGTACTACTAATGGGAGCCATTGCTGGAATTCTTGGAAGCATATATAATTACCTTGTGGATAAGGTTGTTCGGACATATAGCATCATCAATGG AAAAGGTGCATTTTCAAAAATCTCTCTTGTTGTCACAATTGCTCTTTTGACATcatgttgttattatttcttgCCATGGATTGCATACTGCATTCCCTGCCCTTCTAATTCGACAGTGATCTGTCCCTCTGTTGATGAGTCTGGAGAATACAAAAACTTTCAATGCCCACCAGGTTACTACAATGATCTTGCTTCTCTGTTTCTAAACACCAATGATGATGCTATTCGCAATCTATTTAGCCCCAGGATAATCAAAGAGTTTCATATTACCAGTTTGTTTATCTACTTTGCTACTATTTACTGTCTTGGGATAATCACTTATGGCATTGCTATTCCATCCGGGCTCTTCATTCCTGTGATACTTGCTGGTGCTGCCTATGGCCGTCTTTTCGGCCGGCTCTTCGAAACGATCACCAAACTCGACAGAGGACTATTTGCCCTACTTGGAGCTGCTTCCTTCCTTGGTGGCACCATGAGAATGACAGTGTCTATTTGTGTCATATTGCTTGAGCTCACTAATGATCTCTTGTTACTTCCACTTGTAATGTTGGTCTTATTAGTCTCAAAAACTGTGGCAGACAGCTTCAACAAGGGTGTCTATGATCAAATACTTAAGATCAAAGGACTTCCTTATTTGGAGGCTCATGCAGAACCTTACATGAGGAATTTAGTAACACGCGATGTTGTTTCAGGTCCATTGATAACCTTTTCTGGCATCGAAAAGGTTAGGAATATATTGCATGCACTGCATACTACAGGGCATAATGGGTTTCCTGTCATTGATGAACCACCTTTCTCAGATGCACCAGAGTTATGTGGGCTTGTACTGAGGTCTCATTTACTAGTGTTACTGAAGGAGAAGATCTTTTCAAGAGATAGGGGTTTTGCGAATCCAGTGATCTTCCAAAGAATTTCTACTTTGGATTTTGGAAAGGCAGGATCAGGAAAGGAAATCAAACTAGAGGATCTTGATATCCAAGAGGAAGAGATAGATATGTATGTTGATCTCCATCCAATAACTAATGCATCTCCTTACACTGTGGTTGAGACAATGTCACTTGCCAAAGCTGCTATTCTTTTCCGCCAACATGGACTCAGGCACATGTGTGTTGTTCCAAAGAGCCAAGGG AGACCTCCAGTTGTTGGGATTCTAACTCGCCATGATTTTATGCCAGAGCATGTTTTGGGACTTTACCCTGATATCAAGCCTCACAAATGGCAATGA
- the LOC100809070 gene encoding chloride channel protein CLC-c isoform X1 codes for MTPTSGEGAEKMDAEDGVNCSDYEHDIENEDLWDGNEESGGYWSGIYDRNKAHTKPLLMKGTNTTSQIAIIGANLCPIESLDYEIFDNEILKNDWSSRKKVQIIHYVMLKWGFALLIGLGTGLVGFFNSFAVENIAGFKLFMTTSLMSKHRYLEAFLAYAGANMCLAAAAAALCAFIAPAAAGSGIPEVKAYLNGVDAQHILAPSTLFVKIFGSILGVSAGFVVGKEGPMVHTGACIASLLGQGGSRKYHLTCTWLRYFKNDRDRRDMITCGAAAGVAAAFRAPVGGVLFALEEAATWWRSALLWRTFFTTAVVAIVLRVAIQFCATGGKCGLFGEGGLIMYDVSSANITYSASGIFAVLLMGAIAGILGSIYNYLVDKVVRTYSIINGKGAFSKISLVVTIALLTSCCYYFLPWIAYCIPCPSNSTVICPSVDESGEYKNFQCPPGYYNDLASLFLNTNDDAIRNLFSPRIIKEFHITSLFIYFATIYCLGIITYGIAIPSGLFIPVILAGAAYGRLFGRLFETITKLDRGLFALLGAASFLGGTMRMTVSICVILLELTNDLLLLPLVMLVLLVSKTVADSFNKGVYDQILKIKGLPYLEAHAEPYMRNLVTRDVVSGPLITFSGIEKVRNILHALHTTGHNGFPVIDEPPFSDAPELCGLVLRSHLLVLLKEKIFSRDRGFANPVIFQRISTLDFGKAGSGKEIKLEDLDIQEEEIDMYVDLHPITNASPYTVVETMSLAKAAILFRQHGLRHMCVVPKSQGRPPVVGILTRHDFMPEHVLGLYPDIKPHKWQ; via the exons ATGACACCAACCAGCGGCGAAGGAGCTGAGAAGATGGATGCAGAAGATGGTGTAAACTGCAGTGATTATGAGCATGACATAGAAAATGAAGATTTGTGGGATGGGAATGAAGAAAGTGGAGGGTACTGGTCAGGGATATATGACAGAAACAAGGCTCATACAAAGCCACTTCTTATGAAGGGGACTAACACCACCTCCCAGATTGCTATTATTGGTGCCAACCTCTGCCCTATTGAAAGCCTTGACTATGA gATTTTTGACAATGAAATATTGAAGAATGACTGGAGTTCCAGGAAGAAGGTTCAGATAATCCATTATGTGATGCTTAAGTGGGGATTTGCTCTTCTTATTGGATTAGGTACTGGATTGGTTGGCTTCTTTAACAGTTTTGCAGTTGAGAACATAGCTGGTTTCAAGCTGTTTATGACCACCAGTCTCATGTCTAAACACAG ATATCTTGAAGCTTTCTTAGCATATGCTGGTGCGAATATGTGTTTAGCAGCAGCTGCTGCTGCACTTTGTGCTTTCATCGCTCCAGCAGCTGCAGGCTCTGGCATTCCAGAGGTAAAAGCATATCTCAATGGTGTGGATGCTCAACATATATTGGCTCCAAGCACCCTTTTTGTAAAG ATATTTGGTTCCATCCTTGGAGTTTCTGCTGGATTTGTGGTGGGCAAAGAGGGGCCTATGGTACATACAGGTGCATGCATAGCTTCTTTATTGGGGCAGGGTGGATCTCGCAAGTATCACTTGACTTGCACTTGGCTTAGATATTTCAAAAATGACCGAGACCGGCGAGACATGATTACTTGTGGTGCAGCTGCTGGGGTTGCTGCTGCCTTTCGTGCACCAGTAGGTGGTGTCCTCTTTGCTCTTGAAGAGGCAGCTACATG GTGGCGGAGTGCTCTTCTTTGGAGGACTTTTTTCACAACAGCAGTGGTTGCTATTGTTTTAAGAGTTGCAATTCAGTTTTGTGCCACAGGCGGGAAATGTGGGCTATTTGGGGAAGGTGGTCTGATAATGTATGATGTTAGTTCAGCCAATATAACATATAGTGCTAGTGGGATATTTGCAGTACTACTAATGGGAGCCATTGCTGGAATTCTTGGAAGCATATATAATTACCTTGTGGATAAGGTTGTTCGGACATATAGCATCATCAATGG AAAAGGTGCATTTTCAAAAATCTCTCTTGTTGTCACAATTGCTCTTTTGACATcatgttgttattatttcttgCCATGGATTGCATACTGCATTCCCTGCCCTTCTAATTCGACAGTGATCTGTCCCTCTGTTGATGAGTCTGGAGAATACAAAAACTTTCAATGCCCACCAGGTTACTACAATGATCTTGCTTCTCTGTTTCTAAACACCAATGATGATGCTATTCGCAATCTATTTAGCCCCAGGATAATCAAAGAGTTTCATATTACCAGTTTGTTTATCTACTTTGCTACTATTTACTGTCTTGGGATAATCACTTATGGCATTGCTATTCCATCCGGGCTCTTCATTCCTGTGATACTTGCTGGTGCTGCCTATGGCCGTCTTTTCGGCCGGCTCTTCGAAACGATCACCAAACTCGACAGAGGACTATTTGCCCTACTTGGAGCTGCTTCCTTCCTTGGTGGCACCATGAGAATGACAGTGTCTATTTGTGTCATATTGCTTGAGCTCACTAATGATCTCTTGTTACTTCCACTTGTAATGTTGGTCTTATTAGTCTCAAAAACTGTGGCAGACAGCTTCAACAAGGGTGTCTATGATCAAATACTTAAGATCAAAGGACTTCCTTATTTGGAGGCTCATGCAGAACCTTACATGAGGAATTTAGTAACACGCGATGTTGTTTCAGGTCCATTGATAACCTTTTCTGGCATCGAAAAGGTTAGGAATATATTGCATGCACTGCATACTACAGGGCATAATGGGTTTCCTGTCATTGATGAACCACCTTTCTCAGATGCACCAGAGTTATGTGGGCTTGTACTGAGGTCTCATTTACTAGTGTTACTGAAGGAGAAGATCTTTTCAAGAGATAGGGGTTTTGCGAATCCAGTGATCTTCCAAAGAATTTCTACTTTGGATTTTGGAAAGGCAGGATCAGGAAAGGAAATCAAACTAGAGGATCTTGATATCCAAGAGGAAGAGATAGATATGTATGTTGATCTCCATCCAATAACTAATGCATCTCCTTACACTGTGGTTGAGACAATGTCACTTGCCAAAGCTGCTATTCTTTTCCGCCAACATGGACTCAGGCACATGTGTGTTGTTCCAAAGAGCCAAGGG AGACCTCCAGTTGTTGGGATTCTAACTCGCCATGATTTTATGCCAGAGCATGTTTTGGGACTTTACCCTGATATCAAGCCTCACAAATGGCAATGA
- the LOC100802143 gene encoding T-complex protein 1 subunit gamma — MHAPVLVLKDSLKRESGSKVRYAIIQAAEAVADVVRTTLGPRSMLKMLLDAQGGIVVTNDGNAILRELDLAHPAAKSMIELSRTQDEEVGDGTTSVIILAGEMLHVADAFIDKIHPTVICRAYAKALEDAIAVLDKIAMPINAQDRGIMLGLVKSCIGTKFTGRFGDLIADLAIDATTTVGVEVGQGLRDVDIKNYIKVEKVPGGQLEDSRVLKGVMINKDVVAPGKMRRKIVNPRIILLDCPLEYKKGENQTNAELLKEEDWSLLLKMEEEYIEELCMQILKFKPDLVITEKGLSDLACHYLSKHGVSAIRRLRKTDNNRIAKACGAVIVNRPDELQESDVGTGAGLFEVKKIGDEYFAFIVDCKEPKACTVLLRGASKDLLNEVERNLQDAMSVARNIIKNPKLVPGGGATELTVSAALKQKSSSIEGIEKWPYEAAALAFEAIPRTLAQNCGVNVIRTMTALQGKHANGENAWIGIDGNTGSITDMKECKIWDAYNVKAQAFKTAIEAACMLLRIDDIVSGIKKKQAPGATPSKPKVETEADADSEQILPD, encoded by the exons ATGCACGCGCCAGTTCTAGTTCTCA AGGACTCTTTGAAACGGGAGTCTGGATCTAAGGTCCGCTATGCTATTATTCAGGCGGCGGAG GCTGTTGCTGATGTAGTCCGAACAACGTTGGGACCTAGGTCCATGCTAAAAATGCTTCTTGATGCTCAAGGAG GAATTGTGGTTACAAATGATGGGAATGCTATCTTACGTGAATTAGACCTTGCTCACCCTGCTGCAAAG TCTATGATTGAATTAAGTCGCACCCAAGACGAAGAAGTTGGAGATGGAACAACATCTGTCATCATTCTTG CTGGTGAGATGCTTCATGTCGCCGATGCATTCATTGACAAAATTCACCCTACAGTTATTTGCCGAG CATATGCCAAAGCTTTGGAGGATGCTATTGCTGTTCTTGACAAAATTGCAATGCCTATCAATGCTCAGGATC GAGGTATAATGCTGGGGCTTGTAAAAAGCTGCATAGGTACCAAATTCACAGGCCGATTTGGGGATTTAATTGCT GACTTGGCTATTGATGCTACTACAACAGTAGGTGTTGAGGTTGGCCAAGGTTTGAGAGATGtggatattaaaaattatatcaaagttGAGAAGGTCCCAGGTGGGCAGCTAGAAGATTCAAGAGTTCTCAAGGGAGTTATGATAAACAAAGATGTGGTTGCCCCTGGCAAAATGAGGAGAAAGATTGTTAATCCACGTATCATTCTTCTTGATTGTCCCCTTGAGTATAAAAAGGGTGAAAACCAAACAAATGCTGAACTGCTCAAAGAAGAAGACTGGAGTCTCTTATTGAAGATGGAAGAAGAATATATTGAGGAGCTATGCATGCAGATATTGAAGTTTAAACCAGACTTGGTAATCACAGAGAAGGGTCTGAGTGATTTGGCTTGCCATTATCTCAGCAAGCATGGAGTTAGTGCAATCAGGAGGCTGAGGAAAACTGATAATAATAGAATTGCAAAGGCTTGTGGTGCTGTTATTGTGAATAGACCAGATGAATTGCAGGAGTCTGATGTTGGTACTGGCGCTGGGTTATTTGAGGTTAAGAAAATTGGAGATGAGTACTTTGCATTTATTGTTGATTGCAAAGAACCCAAGGCTTGTACTGTTCTACTAAGGGGTGCTAGTAAGGATCTATTAAATGAAGTTGAAAGAAACCTACAG GATGCCATGTCTGTTGCAAGGAACATTATAAAAAATCCAAAACTTGTTCCTGGAGGTGGTGCTACAGAGTTGACAGTGTCAGCTGCCTTGAAACAGAAGAGTTCATCTATTGAGGGCATAGAGAAG TGGCCTTATGAAGCTGCTGCCCTAGCTTTTGAAGCCATACCACGAACTTTGGCACAAAATTGTGGAGTAAATGTGATCCGGACTATGACTGCTCTACAAGGAAAA caTGCAAATGGAGAAAATGCGTGGATTGGTATAGATGGAAATACTGGTAGTATCACTGACATGAAAGAGTGCAAG ATCTGGGATGCCTACAATGTGAAGGCACAAGCATTTAAGACTGCCATTGAAGCTGCTTGCATGCTTCTGAGGATTGATGATATAGTGAGTGGGATCAAGAAGAAACAGGCCCCTGGAGCCActccttcaaaacccaaggttGAGACCGAGGCAGATGCTGACAGTGAGCAAATCCTTCCCGATTGA
- the LOC100799815 gene encoding probable carboxylesterase 18: protein MASELTKLILPWKVRLLISLLSTLADTSRRSNATINRRLFNLADRQSLPNPTPVDGVSSSDVTVDPARNLWFRLFVPSSSSATTLPVFVYFHGGAFAFFSAASTPYDAVCRLYCRSLNAVVISVNYRLAPEHRYPSQYDDGFDVLKFIDRNGSVLPDVADVTKCFLAGDSAGANLAHHVAVRVSKEKLQRTNIIGLVSVQPYFGGEERTKSEIQLNRAPIISVDRTDWHWKVFLPNGSDRDHEAVNVSGPNAVDISGLDYPNTIVFMGGFDPLRDWQRKYYEWLRESGKEVELVDYPNTFHAFYFFSELPETSLFVYDVKEFMAKQMANVN from the coding sequence ATGGCTTCTGAACTCACCAAACTGATCCTTCCATGGAAAGTTCGCTTACTCATTTCCCTCCTTTCCACCCTCGCCGACACCTCTCGCCGCTCCAACGCCACCATCAACCGCCGCCTCTTTAACCTCGCTGACCGCCAGTCACTGCCAAACCCCACCCCCGTCGACGGCGTTTCCTCCTCCGACGTCACCGTCGATCCCGCCCGCAACCTCTGGTTCCGCCTCTTCGTCCCCTCCTCTTCCTCCGCCACCACCCTCCCGGTCTTCGTCTACTTCCATGGCGGCGCCTTCGCTTTCTTCTCCGCAGCTTCAACCCCTTACGACGCCGTTTGTCGTCTCTACTGTCGCTCCCTTAACGCCGTCGTTATCTCCGTCAACTACCGCCTCGCCCCTGAACACCGCTACCCCTCCCAATACGACGACGGTTTCGACGTCTTAAAATTCATCGACCGAAACGGCAGCGTTTTACCCGACGTTGCTGACGTCACCAAATGTTTTTTAGCGGGTGATAGCGCGGGTGCGAACCTGGCCCACCACGTGGCGGTTCGGGTTTCTAAAGAGAAGCTACAAAGAACCAACATTATCGGCTTAGTTTCGGTTCAACCGTATTTCGGAGGAGAAGAGAGAACCAAATCCGAAATCCAATTAAACCGGGCACCCATTATTTCGGTGGACAGAACCGATTGGCACTGGAAGGTGTTCTTGCCAAATGGATCGGACCGGGATCATGAAGCGGTTAACGTGAGTGGGCCCAATGCCGTGGATATTTCGGGTTTGGATTATCCGAATACGATTGTGTTTATGGGTGGGTTTGACCCGTTGCGTGATTGGCAAAGGAAGTATTATGAGTGGTTGAGGGAATCGGGAAAAGAGGTGGAGTTAGTCGATTATCCAAACACGTTTCatgctttttactttttttctgaATTGCCCGAAACTTCTCTGTTTGTTTATGATGTCAAGGAGTTTATGGCCAAGCAAATGGCCAATGTGAATTGA